A single genomic interval of Pelagerythrobacter marensis harbors:
- a CDS encoding 2'-5' RNA ligase family protein gives MSGGLIVTAELPPDLHSWATRLRTAHYPAERNLLEAHVTLFHALPPGSEPELKGRLAAITAEYAPVAAHLDGVMPLGGGTALRLTSPGMLALRDRLAEELHGLLTPQDWQEPQLHVTVQNKVSNRAAKELQATLAAQIEPRGFRFSGLALHRYRGGPWAPVRRWPFRGKSEVDRATSRP, from the coding sequence GTGAGCGGAGGCCTGATAGTCACGGCCGAGCTTCCCCCCGATCTCCACAGCTGGGCCACCCGGTTGCGGACCGCGCATTATCCGGCCGAGCGCAACCTGCTGGAAGCGCACGTCACGCTGTTTCATGCCCTGCCGCCAGGCAGCGAGCCCGAGCTGAAAGGGCGCCTTGCCGCGATCACGGCAGAATATGCGCCGGTTGCCGCGCATCTCGACGGTGTGATGCCGCTGGGTGGGGGTACAGCGTTGCGACTGACCAGTCCCGGCATGCTGGCGCTCCGCGACCGGCTGGCAGAGGAATTGCACGGGCTGCTGACGCCGCAGGATTGGCAGGAGCCGCAGCTGCATGTCACGGTTCAGAACAAGGTTTCCAACCGCGCGGCGAAAGAACTGCAGGCGACGCTGGCAGCGCAGATCGAGCCGCGCGGATTCCGCTTTTCCGGTCTTGCGCTGCATCGATATCGGGGCGGCCCCTGGGCGCCTGTGCGACGATGGCCGTTCAGGGGCAAAAGCGAGGTTGACCGGGCCACAAGCCGGCCCTAA
- a CDS encoding diguanylate cyclase domain-containing protein, which translates to MNLAERAPAGSLPLRQMLARGHFRLVILAVLLAAVTLTVSGVVLIRSHAAANAALTARTVSYAVEPAVLFGDTEAIDEAIETVGKTGGADRIAVIDAQGNPLAVWETDHDGLTGSIEALASGALRGPAEVVPVTSGGRRIGSVIVRSSLADMLRYATTGFVIALCCLGLTIIATRVLARRLEEAVVVPLEHVGEIAHAVRADRTFGRRVTVSGIAEIDRLARDFNALLAELQSWHEALLSENVELARRAEHDALTGLAGRRRFERDSEKIIERARCDGTSFAVLYLDCNDFKEVNDDFGHDVGDMVLCAIADRLQNSVGDCGHVYRFGGDEFAVVLPQTGEDTFVDGICESIRKAMAEPFTLALRKERQLSVSLGRAVYPRDGESWRELLRVADRRMYQEKRNVPSDPASAR; encoded by the coding sequence ATGAACCTCGCCGAACGTGCTCCGGCAGGAAGCCTTCCCTTGCGCCAGATGCTGGCGCGGGGGCATTTCCGCCTCGTTATTCTGGCCGTCCTGCTGGCGGCTGTGACGCTGACCGTTAGCGGCGTGGTCCTGATTCGCAGCCACGCGGCGGCCAACGCTGCGCTCACGGCGCGCACCGTCAGCTATGCGGTCGAGCCTGCGGTTCTCTTCGGCGATACCGAAGCGATAGACGAAGCGATCGAGACCGTGGGCAAGACCGGCGGCGCGGATCGGATCGCGGTGATCGACGCGCAGGGCAATCCGCTTGCGGTATGGGAGACCGACCATGACGGTCTCACGGGCTCGATCGAGGCTCTCGCTTCGGGCGCTCTCCGCGGTCCGGCCGAAGTGGTGCCGGTCACGAGCGGCGGGCGCAGGATCGGTTCGGTGATCGTGCGCAGCAGTCTTGCCGATATGCTGCGCTACGCAACGACGGGCTTCGTCATTGCGCTTTGCTGCCTCGGCCTTACGATCATCGCCACGCGCGTGTTGGCCCGGCGGCTGGAGGAAGCCGTGGTCGTGCCGCTGGAGCATGTGGGCGAAATCGCGCACGCCGTCCGTGCGGATCGGACCTTTGGACGCCGCGTGACCGTGTCGGGCATTGCGGAAATCGATCGTCTTGCCCGCGATTTCAACGCATTGCTGGCCGAATTGCAAAGCTGGCACGAAGCCCTGCTGTCGGAAAACGTCGAATTGGCGCGGCGGGCGGAGCACGATGCCCTGACCGGTCTGGCCGGACGCCGGCGGTTCGAGCGCGATAGCGAGAAGATCATCGAACGGGCCCGGTGCGACGGAACCTCGTTCGCGGTACTCTACCTCGATTGCAACGATTTCAAGGAGGTCAACGACGATTTCGGCCACGACGTCGGCGACATGGTCCTGTGCGCGATCGCCGATCGATTGCAGAACAGCGTGGGCGATTGCGGGCACGTCTATCGATTCGGCGGCGACGAATTCGCCGTGGTCTTGCCCCAGACCGGCGAGGACACGTTCGTCGACGGTATATGCGAAAGCATTCGGAAAGCGATGGCCGAGCCGTTCACCCTTGCTCTGCGCAAGGAACGGCAGCTCAGCGTAAGCCTTGGACGTGCGGTCTATCCGCGAGATGGCGAGAGCTGGCGCGAACTGCTGCGCGTGGCCGACAGGCGCATGTATCAGGAGAAGAGGAATGTTCCGAGCGATCCGGCCAGCGCGCGCTAG
- the aspS gene encoding aspartate--tRNA ligase → MHAYRTHNCAQLTKADVGDTVRLSGWIHRKRDHGGVLFVDLRDHYGMTQIVADEDSEALPILEALKLESVVTIDGTVKARGEGTVNPNLPTGEIEVFARGVSVQSQAEELPLPVAGEQDYPEDIRLKYRFVDLRRETMHRNIMLRSQVIASIRRRMTDQGFTEFQTPILGASSPEGARDYLVPSRLHPGRFYALPQAPQMFKQLLMVAGFDRYFQIAPCFRDEDLRADRSPEFYQLDFEMSFVTQEDVFQALEPVLAGVFEEFANGKSVTPAGEFPRIPYAEAILKYGTDKPDLRNPLIISDVTDHFEKSGFGLFEKIVGSGGRVRVVPAPNTHEKSRKFFDDMNDWARREGFAGLGYVTRKGGEFGGPIAKNHGTEGMEKLYAELGLGENDGLFFAAGKEKDAAKLAGAARTRVAEELGLIEQGCFKFCWIVDFPMFEYDEELKKVDFSHNPFSMPQGEMEALETMDPLEIKAWQYDIVCNGYELSSGAIRNHRPDIMYKAFEIAGYSKEDVDANFSGMIEAFKLGAPPHGGSAPGIDRIVMLLADEPNIREVIAFPLNQRAQDLMMGAPSMVSPRQLRDVHIRTVDAPKPEGAEATRIDRAGDS, encoded by the coding sequence ATGCACGCCTATCGAACCCACAACTGCGCACAGCTGACCAAGGCGGACGTCGGCGATACGGTTCGCCTGTCGGGCTGGATCCATCGCAAGCGCGATCACGGCGGCGTGCTGTTCGTCGACTTGCGCGATCACTACGGCATGACCCAGATCGTCGCCGACGAGGATAGCGAGGCGCTGCCGATCCTCGAAGCGCTCAAGCTGGAATCGGTCGTGACGATCGACGGTACGGTCAAGGCACGCGGCGAGGGCACGGTGAACCCGAACCTGCCGACCGGCGAGATAGAGGTCTTCGCCCGCGGCGTCAGCGTCCAGAGCCAGGCGGAAGAGCTGCCGCTGCCGGTGGCGGGCGAGCAGGACTATCCCGAGGATATCCGCCTGAAGTACCGCTTCGTCGACCTGCGCCGCGAGACCATGCATCGCAATATCATGCTGCGCAGCCAGGTCATCGCTTCGATCCGGCGCCGCATGACCGATCAGGGCTTTACCGAGTTCCAGACACCGATCCTCGGCGCCTCCAGCCCCGAGGGCGCGCGCGACTACCTCGTGCCCAGCCGCCTCCACCCGGGCCGCTTCTACGCACTCCCGCAGGCGCCGCAGATGTTCAAGCAGCTTCTGATGGTCGCCGGTTTCGACCGCTATTTCCAGATCGCGCCGTGCTTCCGCGACGAGGACCTGCGCGCCGATCGCAGCCCCGAGTTCTATCAGCTCGACTTCGAAATGAGCTTCGTCACCCAGGAAGACGTGTTCCAGGCGCTCGAGCCGGTGCTCGCCGGCGTGTTCGAGGAATTCGCCAACGGCAAGAGCGTGACGCCCGCCGGCGAGTTTCCGCGCATCCCCTATGCCGAAGCGATTCTGAAATACGGCACCGACAAGCCGGATCTGCGCAATCCGCTGATCATCAGCGACGTGACCGATCATTTCGAAAAGTCCGGGTTCGGATTGTTCGAGAAGATCGTCGGTTCGGGCGGCCGCGTTCGTGTCGTTCCCGCGCCGAATACCCATGAGAAGAGCCGCAAGTTCTTCGACGACATGAACGACTGGGCGCGGCGCGAAGGCTTCGCCGGGCTCGGCTACGTCACCCGCAAGGGCGGCGAGTTCGGCGGCCCGATCGCCAAGAACCACGGCACCGAAGGCATGGAGAAGCTCTACGCGGAACTCGGCCTGGGCGAGAACGACGGCCTGTTCTTCGCCGCGGGCAAGGAGAAGGACGCGGCGAAGCTCGCCGGTGCCGCCCGCACCCGCGTGGCCGAGGAACTGGGCCTGATCGAACAGGGATGCTTCAAGTTCTGCTGGATCGTCGACTTCCCGATGTTCGAGTACGACGAGGAACTGAAGAAGGTCGATTTCAGCCACAATCCGTTCTCGATGCCGCAGGGCGAGATGGAAGCGCTGGAAACGATGGACCCGCTGGAGATCAAGGCCTGGCAGTACGATATCGTCTGCAACGGCTACGAGCTGTCGTCGGGCGCGATCCGAAACCATCGGCCGGACATCATGTACAAGGCATTCGAGATCGCCGGCTATTCGAAGGAAGACGTCGACGCGAATTTCTCCGGCATGATCGAGGCGTTCAAGCTCGGCGCCCCGCCGCACGGCGGCTCGGCGCCGGGGATCGACCGCATCGTCATGCTGCTGGCCGACGAGCCGAACATCCGCGAAGTCATCGCCTTTCCGCTCAACCAGCGCGCGCAGGACCTGATGATGGGCGCCCCCTCGATGGTCAGTCCGCGTCAGCTGCGCGACGTGCATATCCGCACGGTCGATGCTCCCAAGCCGGAAGGGGCCGAGGCGACGCGGATCGATCGGGCAGGGGATTCCTGA
- a CDS encoding YfiR family protein, protein MLRAIAGIALSLILVGAVPGGVAPAVGAAPRTEVGLPLANEANPYERPVARMMTLLAGFTHWPDRPESLRLCVVQPADHAGGLTASGFARETGIRTTLVTARTVAEENCQIVYVGRMSIAEQRAITDAFRDRPTLTVAENDPACRSRAMVCLLFGTDSLSFRLNIDAVSRSRVRIDPRVLRMGMGASQ, encoded by the coding sequence GTGTTGCGAGCCATTGCCGGAATCGCGCTCTCGCTGATCCTGGTCGGGGCGGTTCCGGGCGGTGTCGCTCCGGCAGTCGGCGCCGCGCCGCGGACTGAGGTGGGGCTTCCGCTGGCCAATGAGGCGAACCCTTACGAGCGGCCGGTCGCGAGAATGATGACGCTCCTGGCCGGCTTTACCCACTGGCCCGACCGCCCCGAGTCGCTGCGTCTGTGCGTTGTGCAGCCGGCCGATCACGCCGGGGGTTTGACAGCATCGGGTTTTGCCCGCGAAACGGGCATCCGCACAACTCTCGTGACGGCGCGCACCGTCGCCGAGGAGAATTGCCAGATCGTCTACGTGGGACGCATGTCGATTGCCGAACAGCGCGCGATTACCGATGCCTTTCGCGACCGGCCGACGCTGACGGTGGCCGAAAACGATCCGGCGTGCCGCAGCCGGGCGATGGTCTGCCTGTTGTTCGGCACCGATTCGCTCTCGTTCCGCCTGAATATCGATGCCGTTTCGAGATCCCGCGTCAGGATCGACCCGCGGGTGCTGCGCATGGGCATGGGGGCGTCGCAATGA
- a CDS encoding OmpA family protein has translation MFRAIRPARASFARLRALILAIGLGLVAACQTVPERPAFTPEQVEALERAGFSRDGDRYLLGIPDRLLFAFDSSDLLPEKRVALNEIAAALSDVGILGARIEGHTDSVGAEEYNRALSHRRAETVMRALAYGGMNAGAMEVLGLGESDPIETNDTEEGRSQNRRVVIIVTPGAAIPL, from the coding sequence ATGTTCCGAGCGATCCGGCCAGCGCGCGCTAGTTTCGCCCGATTGCGCGCTCTGATCCTCGCCATCGGCCTGGGCCTGGTTGCAGCCTGCCAGACGGTGCCGGAACGGCCCGCCTTCACGCCGGAGCAGGTCGAGGCGCTCGAACGGGCCGGATTTTCCCGCGACGGGGACAGGTATCTCCTGGGGATTCCCGATCGCCTGCTCTTCGCGTTCGACAGCAGCGACTTGCTGCCCGAAAAACGGGTGGCGCTGAACGAGATCGCGGCGGCGCTGTCCGATGTGGGGATTCTCGGCGCCCGGATCGAAGGCCACACCGACTCCGTCGGCGCAGAAGAATACAACCGGGCTCTTTCCCATCGGCGAGCCGAAACCGTCATGCGGGCGCTGGCATACGGCGGGATGAACGCCGGCGCCATGGAGGTGCTGGGGCTTGGCGAGTCGGACCCTATCGAGACCAACGACACCGAAGAAGGCCGCAGCCAGAACCGCAGAGTCGTCATCATCGTCACGCCTGGCGCGGCAATCCCGCTCTGA
- the mltG gene encoding endolytic transglycosylase MltG, producing the protein MRRRGCLAIGVLGALALLAAVFGARFAFGSAQVDEETAFVVPSGSTLTAVAHKLEDEGLITSAEGFLLRAKLLGSSDPIQAGEFLLPAGIGLGGILDTFQHGEVIRRFITIPEGMPSILVHEKLMAEPLLTGEIPVPEEGSVLPDTYDFERGEARTAVLARMQAAMRNYLAEAWPRRRPDIAVDTVEEAVTLASIVEKETALPSERRMVAGLYSNRLKEGMYLQADPTIIYPITRGKPLGRRIRQSEIAAVNDYNTYAMAGLPKGPITNPGRESIAAVLDPAETDALYMVADGTGGHVFNSDYAAHQDAVDKWFELRRKRGEM; encoded by the coding sequence ATGCGCCGCAGGGGCTGCCTGGCCATCGGGGTGCTCGGCGCCCTTGCGCTGCTGGCAGCCGTGTTCGGGGCCAGGTTCGCGTTCGGCAGCGCGCAGGTGGACGAGGAAACGGCGTTCGTCGTGCCCTCGGGCTCGACGCTCACCGCAGTCGCGCACAAGCTGGAAGACGAGGGGCTGATCACGTCGGCGGAAGGGTTCCTCCTGCGGGCAAAGCTGCTCGGCAGTTCCGACCCGATCCAGGCGGGCGAGTTTCTGCTACCCGCCGGGATCGGATTGGGCGGTATCCTCGACACGTTCCAGCACGGCGAGGTTATCCGGCGTTTCATCACCATACCCGAAGGCATGCCCTCGATCCTGGTGCACGAAAAACTGATGGCGGAACCGTTGCTGACCGGCGAGATTCCTGTGCCGGAAGAAGGATCGGTGCTGCCGGATACCTACGATTTCGAGCGCGGAGAGGCGCGCACCGCGGTATTGGCGCGAATGCAGGCGGCGATGCGCAATTACCTGGCCGAAGCCTGGCCGAGGCGACGGCCCGATATTGCGGTCGACACCGTCGAAGAAGCGGTGACGCTGGCGTCGATCGTCGAGAAGGAGACTGCGCTGCCCAGCGAGCGCCGGATGGTCGCGGGCCTCTATTCGAACCGTTTGAAAGAGGGGATGTATCTTCAGGCGGACCCGACGATTATTTACCCGATAACCCGCGGCAAGCCATTGGGGCGCCGGATTCGCCAGTCCGAAATCGCGGCGGTCAACGATTACAACACGTACGCCATGGCGGGGTTGCCGAAAGGGCCGATCACCAATCCCGGGCGCGAAAGCATCGCCGCCGTGCTCGATCCGGCCGAGACCGACGCGCTCTACATGGTGGCGGACGGAACTGGCGGGCATGTCTTCAATTCCGATTACGCCGCGCATCAGGACGCGGTGGACAAGTGGTTCGAACTGCGCCGGAAACGCGGGGAGATGTGA
- a CDS encoding acyl carrier protein → MSDTADRVQKIVVEHLGVEADKVTQDASFIDDLGADSLDIVELVMAFEEEFGVEIPDDAAEKITTVGDATKYIEEHKG, encoded by the coding sequence ATGAGCGATACCGCCGACCGCGTGCAGAAGATCGTTGTCGAGCATCTGGGCGTCGAGGCCGACAAGGTCACGCAGGATGCGAGCTTCATCGATGACCTGGGCGCCGACAGCCTCGACATCGTCGAGCTGGTGATGGCATTCGAGGAAGAGTTCGGGGTCGAGATTCCGGACGACGCAGCCGAGAAGATCACCACCGTCGGCGACGCGACGAAGTATATCGAAGAGCACAAAGGCTAA
- the fabF gene encoding beta-ketoacyl-ACP synthase II, which produces MRRVVVTGLGLVTPLGGDVETTWANLIGGKSGAGTITRFDASNQKCTIACEVKPKDHAWGFDPDKRVDHKVQRQVDPFIVYGIDAAGQALEDAGLDEMGDDLKLRTGVSIGSGIGGLPGIESESIVLHERGPGRVSPHFVHGRLINLISGQVSIKYGLMGPNHAVVTACSTGAHSIGDAARMIRDGDADVMLAGGAESTINPLGVAGFAQARALNMSMNDTPEKASRPYDRDRDGFVMGEGAGVVVLEEYEHARARGAKIYAEVVGYGLSGDAYHVTAPHPEGKGAELAMRMAIEKSGLQPGDIDYVNAHGTSTMADTIELAAVKRVMGDDLGGASMSSTKSAIGHLLGGAGAVESIFCILAIRDQIVPPTLNLDNPDEGTEGVDLVPHTARKREVAAILNNSFGFGGTNASLVMKKVD; this is translated from the coding sequence ATGCGCCGTGTGGTCGTTACCGGACTGGGTCTCGTCACTCCGCTGGGCGGTGATGTCGAAACAACCTGGGCCAACCTGATCGGGGGTAAAAGCGGGGCGGGGACCATTACCCGTTTCGACGCGAGCAATCAGAAATGCACCATCGCTTGCGAGGTGAAGCCCAAGGATCACGCCTGGGGTTTCGACCCCGACAAACGCGTTGACCACAAGGTGCAGCGGCAGGTCGATCCGTTCATCGTTTACGGTATCGATGCGGCAGGGCAGGCCCTGGAAGATGCCGGCCTGGACGAAATGGGCGACGATCTCAAGCTACGCACCGGCGTCTCGATCGGCTCCGGCATCGGCGGGTTGCCTGGGATCGAGAGCGAGTCGATCGTTCTGCACGAACGTGGCCCCGGACGCGTTTCGCCGCACTTCGTTCACGGCCGGCTGATCAATCTGATCAGCGGACAGGTTTCCATCAAATACGGCCTGATGGGCCCCAACCATGCCGTGGTCACCGCGTGTTCGACCGGTGCGCACTCGATCGGTGACGCGGCGCGGATGATCCGCGACGGTGACGCCGATGTGATGCTGGCCGGCGGGGCGGAATCGACGATCAATCCGCTCGGCGTCGCCGGATTCGCGCAGGCGCGGGCGCTGAACATGAGCATGAACGACACACCGGAAAAGGCCAGCCGGCCTTACGACCGCGACCGCGACGGTTTCGTCATGGGCGAGGGTGCAGGGGTCGTCGTTCTCGAAGAATACGAACATGCCAGGGCGCGCGGGGCGAAGATCTATGCCGAGGTGGTCGGATACGGCCTGTCGGGCGATGCCTATCACGTCACTGCGCCGCACCCGGAAGGGAAGGGCGCGGAACTGGCGATGCGCATGGCGATCGAAAAGTCGGGCTTGCAGCCGGGAGACATCGATTACGTCAATGCCCACGGCACCTCGACAATGGCCGACACGATCGAACTGGCGGCGGTGAAGCGCGTGATGGGCGACGATCTGGGCGGCGCCTCCATGTCGAGCACGAAGTCGGCGATCGGTCACCTGTTGGGCGGTGCCGGTGCCGTCGAGAGCATCTTCTGCATTCTTGCCATCCGCGATCAGATCGTGCCTCCCACTCTCAACCTCGACAATCCCGACGAGGGGACCGAAGGCGTCGACCTGGTGCCCCACACCGCGAGGAAGCGCGAAGTTGCAGCCATCCTGAACAACAGTTTCGGATTCGGCGGTACGAACGCCAGCCTGGTGATGAAGAAGGTGGACTGA
- a CDS encoding hydrogen peroxide-inducible genes activator, producing MSTYLPTIKQLQYLVALHEHGHFGRAAEASFVSQSTLSAGIRELESLLGVTLVERSRRVVRFTTLGEQVVEKAHRLLREAEELSDLVRASGKPLSGTLRMSVIPTIAPFMLPRILPRLRAERPDLKLFLREETSHDAVESLHHGRVDCVLLALPFATGEVDKAHIGNDRLYVAFPQDDPRDPPAVVPPSMIDEGRLLLLEDGHCLKEHALAACNRPELRASATMIGTSLHTLVQMVNNDLGLTMLPEMAIEAGILHDTQVVARPLKSQAASREIALIWRKNSPRKADFELLAEELRAG from the coding sequence GTGAGCACTTACCTGCCCACGATCAAGCAACTGCAGTATCTGGTCGCGTTGCACGAACACGGCCATTTCGGGCGCGCTGCCGAAGCCAGCTTCGTTTCGCAATCCACGCTTTCCGCCGGCATACGCGAGCTGGAATCGCTGCTCGGCGTGACGCTCGTCGAACGCAGCCGGCGCGTGGTGCGCTTCACCACGCTGGGCGAACAGGTGGTCGAGAAGGCCCATCGCCTGTTGCGCGAGGCAGAGGAACTGTCCGACCTCGTGCGCGCGAGCGGCAAGCCGCTTTCGGGCACTTTGCGCATGAGCGTGATCCCGACGATCGCTCCGTTCATGCTGCCGCGCATCCTCCCCCGGCTGCGCGCAGAGCGCCCCGATCTCAAGCTGTTCCTGCGCGAGGAAACGAGCCACGATGCCGTGGAGAGCCTCCATCACGGCAGAGTCGATTGCGTGCTCCTCGCGCTGCCGTTCGCCACTGGCGAGGTCGACAAGGCCCACATCGGCAACGACCGTCTCTATGTGGCCTTTCCCCAGGACGATCCGCGCGACCCGCCCGCAGTCGTTCCCCCGTCGATGATCGACGAAGGGCGATTGCTGCTGCTGGAGGACGGGCATTGTCTCAAGGAGCATGCCCTCGCCGCCTGCAACCGCCCCGAACTGCGCGCCTCGGCGACCATGATCGGCACTTCGCTGCACACGCTCGTGCAAATGGTGAACAACGATCTGGGGCTGACAATGCTTCCCGAAATGGCGATCGAGGCCGGCATTCTGCACGACACCCAGGTCGTTGCCCGCCCGCTGAAGTCGCAGGCCGCCAGTCGCGAGATCGCGCTGATCTGGCGCAAGAATTCGCCGCGCAAGGCCGATTTCGAACTTCTCGCGGAAGAACTGCGCGCCGGTTAA
- the rnd gene encoding ribonuclease D: MKIHDLITTTDGLAALCERLAKSDFVSVDTEFMRENTYWPELCLVQIANAEEAAAIDPLADGIDLAPLLDLMCNNEDVLKVFHAGGQDVEIIYNLTGKTPHPIFDTQIAMMAISQSEQIGYANLVESWLGITVDKGARFTDWSRRPLTARQIEYAIGDVTHLSKIFPKILRKLIKTGRGEWLDAEMEKLADPANYRNDAGDAWRRIRQAGRNPAVLGRLKALAAWREGEAQHKNIPRGRIMRDETLADIASHPPKQQGDLVKVRGLSNAWKDNDIGKRLMKVLEKAEPLPADEMPDKPKRGAPLGKEGALVADLLKLLLKIRTREIDVAARLLTRSDEMEALAAGVRKLPVLEGWRYEVFGRDALELVEGKLAFAVKGGKLHMTHIDDMADDMAEAQAAE; the protein is encoded by the coding sequence ATGAAGATACACGATCTGATTACAACCACCGACGGGCTCGCCGCTTTGTGCGAACGCCTTGCGAAGTCCGACTTCGTTTCCGTCGATACCGAATTCATGCGTGAAAACACCTATTGGCCGGAACTGTGCCTGGTGCAAATCGCCAACGCGGAAGAGGCCGCGGCGATCGACCCGCTGGCCGACGGGATCGACCTCGCCCCCCTGCTCGACCTGATGTGCAACAACGAGGACGTTCTGAAAGTCTTCCATGCCGGCGGGCAGGATGTGGAAATCATCTACAACCTCACCGGCAAGACGCCGCACCCGATCTTCGACACGCAGATCGCGATGATGGCGATCAGCCAGTCGGAACAGATCGGCTATGCCAACCTGGTCGAAAGCTGGCTCGGCATAACGGTCGACAAGGGCGCGCGCTTTACCGACTGGAGCCGCCGGCCGCTGACCGCACGCCAGATCGAGTATGCGATCGGCGACGTCACGCATCTTTCGAAGATCTTTCCGAAGATCCTGCGCAAGCTGATCAAGACCGGACGCGGCGAATGGCTCGACGCGGAGATGGAAAAGCTGGCCGACCCGGCCAATTATCGCAACGATGCCGGCGATGCCTGGCGCCGCATTCGCCAGGCCGGGCGCAACCCGGCGGTCCTGGGCCGGCTCAAGGCGCTTGCCGCCTGGCGCGAGGGAGAGGCGCAGCACAAGAATATCCCGCGCGGTCGGATCATGCGCGACGAAACGCTGGCCGATATCGCCAGCCATCCCCCGAAGCAGCAAGGCGATCTGGTTAAGGTACGCGGTCTGTCGAATGCCTGGAAAGACAACGATATAGGCAAGCGATTGATGAAAGTGCTCGAGAAGGCCGAGCCGCTGCCGGCCGACGAAATGCCCGACAAGCCCAAACGCGGCGCGCCGCTGGGCAAGGAAGGCGCGCTGGTGGCCGATCTTCTCAAGCTCCTGCTCAAGATCCGCACGCGCGAAATCGATGTCGCGGCACGCCTGCTGACCCGTTCCGATGAAATGGAGGCTTTGGCGGCCGGCGTGCGCAAGCTGCCGGTTCTGGAAGGGTGGCGCTACGAGGTGTTCGGGCGCGACGCGCTGGAACTGGTCGAAGGCAAGCTGGCCTTCGCGGTCAAGGGCGGCAAGCTGCACATGACCCACATCGACGACATGGCCGATGATATGGCCGAAGCGCAGGCGGCCGAGTGA
- a CDS encoding GNAT family N-acetyltransferase, which translates to MEGAEVLRRSIAELCQADHNGDKAAIAAWSANKTPEMWKVWVDQEATELYVAVEADRILGVGMLGRTGEIMLNYVAPDARWRGVSKKLLAHMEAEALSSGLQQCTLDSTRTARAFYEAAGYRSTGVGSVMFKHLTGAVEQRRP; encoded by the coding sequence GTGGAGGGCGCCGAGGTGCTGCGGCGCTCGATCGCGGAGCTGTGTCAGGCAGACCACAACGGCGATAAAGCGGCAATAGCCGCGTGGAGCGCCAACAAGACACCCGAGATGTGGAAGGTTTGGGTCGATCAAGAGGCGACCGAGCTTTACGTCGCCGTAGAGGCCGACCGCATTCTGGGTGTCGGAATGCTCGGTCGAACGGGTGAAATAATGCTGAACTATGTCGCCCCCGACGCTCGGTGGCGCGGGGTGAGCAAGAAGTTGCTCGCACATATGGAAGCCGAAGCCCTCAGCAGCGGCTTGCAGCAATGCACACTGGACAGCACCAGGACTGCCCGTGCTTTCTACGAAGCTGCAGGGTATCGTTCCACGGGCGTTGGCAGCGTCATGTTCAAGCACCTGACCGGTGCGGTCGAGCAACGGAGGCCGTAG